In Hydra vulgaris chromosome 06, alternate assembly HydraT2T_AEP, a genomic segment contains:
- the LOC136082018 gene encoding uncharacterized protein LOC136082018, which yields MHLICLGVVRRLVLSWLSSYLKCCLPVATVQKLSSALISLRICIPNEFQRKPRSLDKIRQWKATEFRQFLIYTGSVVLKQFLDPAVYDHFMLLSVAIFCLCHPTLCREYCAYAHSLLKYFVKHSQLLYGRQFLVYNVHSLIHLASDVEKYGPLDTISCFPFENSLHKLTLVRSSHLPLQQVINRLTERNNSYTQPICNDFPICKRLHFNGPIPEKYNFVEVTQYMVFHTSSFKLSISKSCDSYININNIYGKVMNLIQVDKEFFVVFNVFCDLSTFFEYPLPSSNIGIYKATKLSNTLSVAPLFSVKKCISLTSGSEVEVVPTTWITSEKDIVCCKWSSTLTCRNPRDAVKKIINPEQSWLLCNVIKYHTGKEQ from the exons ATGCATCTGATTTGCCTTGGTGTTGTTCGAAGGTTGGTTTTGTCCTGGCtttcaagttatttaaaatgttgtttgcCTGTTGCAACTGTTCAAAAGCTTTCAAGTGCATTAATTAGTTTGCGAATTTGTATACCTAATGAATTTCAGAGAAAGCCTCGTTCCTTAGATAAAATTAGGCAATGGAAAGCTACAGAGTTTAGACAATTTCTTATTTATACTGGATCTGTTGTATTAAAACAGTTTCTTGATCCTGCTGTCTATGATCATTTCATGTTACTTTCAGTTGCCATATTTTGTCTATGTCATCCAACTTTATGCAGGGAATATTGTGCATATGCTCATAGcttgctaaaatattttgttaaacattcTCAGCTGTTATATGGGCGCCAGTTTCTTGTGTACAATGTGCATTCCCTAATTCATTTAGCCTCAGATGTTGAAAAGTATGGCCCATTGGACACAATTAGttgttttccttttgaaaatagtttacaCAAGTTAACGTTGGTACGTTCATCTCATCTTCCTCTACAGCAAGTTATCAACAGACTCACAGAAAGAAATAATAGTTATACACAGCCAATTTGTAATGATTTTCCTATTTGTAAAAGACTACACTTCAATGGTCCTATTCCtgaaaaatacaattttgttgAAGTTACACAGTATATGGTGTTTCATACTAGCTCATTTAAGCTTTCTATCTCTAAGTCATGCGatagttatattaatattaacaatatttatggaAAAGTTATGAATCTTATACAAGTAGATAAAGAGTTTTTTGTTGTCTTCAATGTTTTTTGTGACTTATCTACCTTTTTTGAATATCCACTTCCTTCTAGCAATATTGGAATTTACAAAGCTACTAAGTTATCAAACACTCTAAGTGTTGCTCCGCTTTTcagtgtaaaaaaatgtatatccCTAACAAGTGGTT CCGAAGTTGAAGTGGTGCCTACAACTTGGATTACCTCAGAAAAAGACATTGTTTGTTGTAAGTGGTCGTCTACATTAACATGTCGTAATCCAAGGGATGctgtaaagaaaataataaatccTGAGCAATCTTGGCTGTTATGCAATGttataaaatatcatacag gaAAAGaacaataa